One genomic region from Ralstonia pseudosolanacearum encodes:
- a CDS encoding IPT/TIG domain-containing protein, whose amino-acid sequence MSTADGSVIGVTKIVDHGPDASRWNLVILGDGYQSAELATYASDALNFANTLAATAPFNTVWSAVNVHRVDVSSTDSGADDPAGACGGTGATAHTYFDATFCHGGQIRRLLSVDNTSALNVARAQVPQMTMTLVIVNSAIYGGSGGPVAVFSKAAGAEQIGIHEMAHTAFGLADEYSTYAGCSSGETGHDTYTGAEPTEANVTANTDRNTLKWGALVAAATALPTTVNANCAQCDTQASPVPAGTVGTFVGARYFHCGLYRPEYDCEMRTLGQPFCAVCRGVISDTLTPFLPGPPVIDSFSPTSGDPAGGTIVVLTGQGFFSASAVNFGATPAVTFNVDSDTQITALSPPGTGSVNLTVATPAGNSASTLATQFSYVAPASMPQVTSIAPATGSTSGGDAVTMTGSGFTGAAAVKFGALDASAFNVDTDTQITATSPASGAGTVDITVSTGAGTSAASAADRFTFAVPAPTVTAVAPASGVAAGGTSVIITGTAFNSASAVTFGTTPATGYSVDSDTQITATSPAGTGTVDVRVTTPSGTSAVVAGDQFGYQAPGAPAVTGINPSGGSAAGGDAVTITGTGFTGATGVQFGTAAATGVAVNSDTQVTAVSPAGSGTVDVTVTTPAGTSPTGAADQFTYGPPAVPVVTSVNPNNGAGAGGDVVTIAGSGFIGASAVAFGANAAQSFTVDSDTQITATSPAGGGTVDVTVTTPGGASATGAADRFSYTTLGLPSVTGVSPNTGSIAGGDTVVITGIGLTNASDVSFGGATALFNVDMDTQITATSPAANASGNVDITVTTPAGTSANTASDTFTYF is encoded by the coding sequence ATGAGCACTGCGGATGGAAGCGTCATCGGCGTCACCAAGATCGTCGACCACGGTCCCGACGCCTCCCGCTGGAACCTGGTCATCCTCGGTGACGGCTACCAGAGCGCCGAGCTGGCGACCTACGCGAGCGATGCCCTGAATTTTGCCAACACGCTCGCGGCCACCGCACCATTCAATACGGTCTGGTCAGCTGTCAATGTGCACCGCGTTGACGTCAGCTCGACCGACAGCGGTGCTGACGATCCGGCCGGCGCCTGCGGTGGCACCGGCGCCACCGCACACACGTATTTCGATGCCACGTTCTGCCATGGCGGCCAAATCCGGCGGCTGCTGTCCGTGGACAACACCAGCGCGCTCAATGTGGCGCGCGCCCAGGTGCCGCAGATGACCATGACGCTCGTGATCGTCAACAGCGCGATCTATGGCGGCTCGGGAGGCCCCGTCGCGGTGTTCTCGAAAGCGGCCGGCGCCGAGCAGATCGGCATCCATGAAATGGCGCATACGGCGTTCGGGCTGGCCGACGAGTACTCGACCTACGCCGGCTGCAGCAGCGGCGAGACCGGCCACGATACCTATACCGGTGCGGAACCCACGGAAGCCAACGTCACCGCCAACACGGACCGCAATACGCTCAAATGGGGTGCGCTGGTCGCTGCCGCCACCGCCCTGCCGACCACCGTCAACGCCAACTGCGCGCAGTGCGATACGCAGGCATCGCCCGTACCGGCGGGCACGGTCGGCACCTTCGTCGGCGCGCGGTATTTCCATTGCGGGCTGTACCGCCCTGAATACGACTGCGAAATGCGCACACTCGGGCAGCCGTTCTGCGCGGTGTGCCGGGGCGTCATCAGCGACACGCTGACGCCGTTCCTTCCGGGGCCACCCGTTATCGACAGCTTCAGCCCCACATCGGGCGATCCGGCCGGCGGTACGATCGTTGTTCTGACCGGCCAGGGCTTCTTCAGCGCGAGTGCGGTCAATTTCGGGGCGACGCCAGCCGTGACGTTCAACGTCGACTCCGATACGCAGATCACAGCACTGAGCCCGCCCGGCACCGGCAGCGTGAATCTGACGGTGGCGACACCGGCCGGCAACTCGGCCTCGACGCTGGCGACGCAGTTCAGCTACGTGGCCCCGGCATCGATGCCGCAGGTGACGTCGATTGCGCCGGCCACCGGCAGCACGTCAGGCGGCGATGCGGTGACGATGACCGGGTCGGGTTTCACCGGTGCGGCCGCCGTGAAGTTCGGCGCGCTCGATGCCAGTGCATTCAACGTCGACACCGATACGCAGATCACCGCGACCAGTCCGGCCTCGGGCGCCGGTACCGTCGACATCACCGTATCAACGGGTGCCGGCACGTCGGCAGCATCGGCGGCCGACCGCTTCACCTTCGCCGTGCCTGCGCCCACCGTCACCGCCGTTGCGCCGGCCAGCGGGGTTGCGGCAGGGGGCACATCGGTGATCATCACCGGCACTGCGTTTAACAGCGCCAGCGCGGTCACGTTTGGGACCACGCCGGCAACCGGCTACAGCGTCGATTCGGATACGCAGATCACCGCCACCAGCCCCGCCGGCACGGGCACCGTTGACGTGCGAGTGACCACGCCTTCGGGAACCTCGGCAGTGGTTGCGGGAGACCAGTTCGGCTATCAGGCGCCCGGCGCACCCGCTGTGACCGGCATCAACCCAAGCGGGGGTTCGGCCGCGGGCGGCGATGCCGTCACGATCACCGGCACCGGATTCACAGGCGCCACCGGGGTCCAATTCGGTACGGCGGCGGCAACGGGTGTGGCGGTCAATTCGGATACCCAAGTCACGGCGGTCAGCCCTGCCGGCAGCGGCACGGTCGACGTCACGGTCACAACGCCCGCCGGGACTTCCCCGACCGGCGCGGCAGATCAGTTCACGTATGGGCCGCCAGCCGTACCCGTGGTCACGAGCGTCAACCCGAACAACGGTGCCGGCGCCGGCGGCGACGTCGTCACCATTGCGGGCTCGGGCTTCATCGGTGCCAGCGCGGTCGCGTTTGGCGCCAACGCGGCGCAGTCCTTCACCGTCGACAGCGATACGCAAATCACCGCCACCAGCCCCGCCGGCGGCGGTACGGTCGACGTGACCGTCACCACGCCGGGCGGCGCGTCGGCCACCGGCGCAGCCGATCGGTTCAGCTACACCACGTTGGGCCTGCCATCCGTCACGGGGGTCAGCCCGAATACCGGTTCGATCGCGGGTGGCGACACGGTGGTCATCACCGGCATCGGCTTGACCAATGCCAGCGACGTGAGCTTCGGTGGCGCCACGGCACTCTTCAACGTCGACATGGACACGCAGATCACCGCAACGTCGCCGGCGGCCAATGCTTCGGGCAACGTCGATATCACCGTCACCACACCCGCCGGCACATCGGCGAACACTGCAAGCGATACCTTCACCTACTTCTGA
- a CDS encoding glycoside hydrolase family 18 protein, with translation MSFEIATWYDTWNSTGLDNLAQGKVPLGYASRYNLAFGEFVPCANGYTVDLNAQFASQVLKQIRTQAPGVLIYAGVGDTGLSATVQDNRRNNNRSTANIVAYLQQQGLNGIAIDSEQDGMTSVPELVSQLGPAFKQAGLGIAVSVPWPSTGPVGLYGDNAVAAFNQHVDAVELQDYSSNGTPADIPVWIHAGVRRAILMGGVCTENGNVQTSLEDTAAWTTFALQSQVRGMFSWRLDNDHGQHGTQEDVDPTFTGAQTVYETVQNYGSGANRNSGVLDVTGAT, from the coding sequence ATGAGCTTCGAGATTGCCACTTGGTACGACACATGGAATAGCACGGGCCTGGATAATCTGGCGCAGGGGAAGGTCCCGCTCGGCTACGCCAGCCGGTACAACCTGGCGTTCGGCGAATTCGTGCCGTGCGCAAATGGATACACGGTAGACCTCAATGCGCAGTTCGCGAGCCAAGTCCTGAAGCAAATTCGGACGCAGGCACCTGGGGTCCTGATCTACGCGGGCGTGGGAGACACCGGGCTCTCTGCGACGGTGCAGGACAATCGCCGGAACAACAACAGGTCGACAGCGAACATCGTCGCCTACCTGCAGCAACAGGGCCTGAACGGAATCGCGATCGACTCGGAACAAGACGGCATGACCTCCGTGCCGGAATTGGTGTCCCAGCTCGGCCCGGCGTTCAAACAGGCCGGCCTCGGGATTGCTGTCTCGGTCCCCTGGCCGAGCACCGGCCCCGTCGGCCTCTATGGCGACAATGCCGTAGCGGCGTTCAACCAACACGTCGACGCCGTCGAGCTCCAGGATTACTCGTCCAACGGGACCCCCGCGGATATCCCGGTCTGGATCCATGCCGGGGTCCGGCGCGCCATTCTGATGGGCGGTGTCTGCACCGAAAACGGCAACGTGCAGACGTCGCTCGAGGACACCGCAGCCTGGACCACGTTTGCACTGCAAAGCCAGGTGCGGGGCATGTTCAGCTGGCGGCTGGACAACGACCATGGCCAGCATGGCACGCAGGAAGATGTCGATCCGACCTTCACGGGTGCGCAAACGGTCTACGAAACGGTCCAGAATTACGGCAGCGGCGCCAATCGGAACAGCGGCGTGCTTGATGTAACGGGCGCGACCTAG